The Mangifera indica cultivar Alphonso chromosome 8, CATAS_Mindica_2.1, whole genome shotgun sequence genome has a window encoding:
- the LOC123222949 gene encoding uncharacterized protein LOC123222949 has protein sequence MVRKFLAFVFISQFLFCGFSSVSASTPPAKIVSGVVTDAVSALVKWLWSLKAPAKTGRAVSSSSRMKFEGGYTVETLFDGSKFGIEPYSVEVSPSGELLVLDSENSNIYKISTPLSKYSRPRLVAGSPEGYYGHVDGKPREARLNHPKGLTVDDRGNIYVADTMNMAIRKISDTGVTTIAGGKWGRGGGHVDGPSEDAKFSDEFDLVYIGSTCSLLVIDRGNQAIREIQLHDDDCSYHYDGSYNLGIFMLVAAAFFGYMLALLQRRVRAMFSSQNDSRNSLKRGPPVAPYQRPPKSARSPLIPTENDIDKSDDGFFGSIGRLLLNTGSSVAEIFGGLFSGLRRKPTHYQYQHQYQHQYQQRNVPSNGWPMQESFVIPDEDEPPSIETRSPTLKNYPYMNKDLEKKHYTKQTRAYNNSWDGDYYHHQQQQQIQNQQQHHHRHFSPSPQTYYEKSCETNEIVFGAVQEQNGRREAVVIKAVDYGDPTNSHHNIRPRLNYMGYSHGYS, from the exons ATGGTGAGAAAGTTCcttgcttttgttttcatttcacAGTTTCTTTTTTGTGGGTTCTCTTCAGTTTCGGCTTCAACACCACCTGCAA AAATTGTAAGTGGGGTTGTCACTGATGCGGTCTCTGCTCTTGTGAAATGGCTGTGGTCACTAAAAGCTCCTGCAAAAACTGGTAGAG CTGTGTCTAGCAGTTCAAGGATGAAATTTGAGGGTGGATATACAGTGGAGACATTGTTTGATGGAAGCAAGTTTGGAATCGAGCCTTACTCAGTTGAGGTGTCACCGAGTGGGGAACTTCTTGTTTTGGATAGTGAAAACAGTAACATTTACAAGATCTCCACTCCATTGTCTAAGT ATAGCAGACCAAGGCTAGTTGCCGGGTCACCTGAAGGGTACTATGGGCATGTGGATGGGAAACCTAGAGAGGCGAGATTGAACCACCCAAAAGGGCTTACTGTCGATGACAGAGGAAATATATACGTTGCAGATACAATGAATATGGCTATCAGGAAGATTAGTGATACAG GGGTTACAACTATAGCTGGAGGAAAATGGGGTCGTGGAGGAGGCCATGTGGATGGTCCTAGTGAAGATGCGAAATTTTCAGatgagtttgatttggtttacaTTGGAAGCACCTGCTCTCTGTTGGTTATAGACAGAGGAAACCAGGCAATTAGAGAGATACAACTCCATGATGATGATTGTTCCTATCATTATGATGGTAGTTACAATTTAG GAATATTTATGCTTGTTGCTGCTGCATTCTTTGGTTACATGCTAGCATTGCTGCAGCGTAGGGTCCGAGCTATGTTTTCGTCACAAAAT GATTCAAGAAACTCATTAAAAAGAGGTCCACCAGTGGCGCCATATCAAAGGCCTCCTAAATCTGCCAGGTCACCCTTAATTCCTACTGAAAATGATATTGACAAATCAGACGATGGTTTTTTTGGTTCAATTGGGAGACTTCTCCTCAACACCGGGTCATCGGTAGCTGAAATTTTTGGGGGATTATTTTCAGGCTTAAGGAGAAAGCCCACCCACTATCAGTACCAGCATCAATACCAGCATCAGTACCAGCAACGGAATGTACCCTCAAATGGATGGCCCATGCAAGAAAGCTTTGTCATTCCAGATGAAGATGAACCACCATCAATAGAAACAAGAAGCCCTACACTAAAGAACTATCCATATATGAATAAGGATTTGGAGAAAAAACATTACACCAAGCAAACCCGAGCTTACAACAACAGTTGGGATGGTGATTATTACCACCACCAGCAACAGCAGCAGATACAGAACCAGCAACAGCATCATCATCGCCATTTTTCACCTAGTCCACAGACTTACTATGAGAAAAGCTGTGAGACAAACGAGATAGTTTTTGGGGCAGTTCAAGAACAGAATGGACGACGTGAAGCTGTGGTGATAAAGGCTGTTGACTATGGTGATCCCACCAATAGCCACCATAATATTCGACCGCGACTGAATTACATGGGTTATTCCCATGGCTATTCATAG
- the LOC123223963 gene encoding uncharacterized protein LOC123223963 — protein sequence MVSTSHEIPENPINNNDDDLHEAAFSRRRCCFCLPCFGSKRSSTGDSIWWERISTGENKTPVEDPGYLRAWKRVREWSELVAGPRWKTFIRTFRKNWTGPTRQSKYQYDPLSYALNFDDGSGQMDGNFIACDFSSRYAAVPASVKPSTKGTVGCQDSRDSPST from the coding sequence ATGGTCTCCACGTCTCACGAAATCCCTGAAAACCCCATCAACAACAACGATGACGATCTCCATGAAGCTGCCTTCTCCAGACGTCGATGCTGTTTCTGCCTTCCATGTTTCGGTTCCAAACGTTCCTCCACTGGTGATTCAATCTGGTGGGAGCGAATTAGCACCGGCGAAAATAAAACTCCGGTGGAAGACCCTGGGTATCTTCGCGCTTGGAAGCGGGTTCGCGAATGGTCCGAGCTCGTCGCCGGTCCGAGATGGAAGACTTTCATCCGTACCTTTCGGAAGAACTGGACCGGTCCGACTAGGCAATCGAAATACCAATACGATCCTTTGAGTTACGCTTTGAATTTCGACGACGGCTCGGGGCAGATGGATGGAAATTTTATCGCCTGTGATTTCTCGTCTAGGTACGCCGCGGTGCCTGCCTCCGTCAAGCCCTCCACCAAGGGCACGGTGGGCTGTCAAGATTCACGTGACTCTCCGTCAACGTAA